A window of Babesia microti strain RI chromosome III, complete genome contains these coding sequences:
- a CDS encoding hypothetical protein (overlaps_old_locusTagID:BBM_III01920), with amino-acid sequence MARGRKGENRVRDAYLACKTIKVQFERCYNNFKRKELPPESLEECETLKREYQGCILYYMDKFGIIRV; translated from the exons ATGGCTAGGGGCCGTAAGGGTGAAAATAGAGTTAGGGATGCT TACCTAGCGTGTAAAACTATTAAAGTACAGTTTGAACGTTGttataacaatttcaagCGCAAGGAACTACCGCCAGAGTCACTTGAGGAATGCGAAACTTTGAAAAGGGAATACCAGGGCTGTATTTTg TATTatatggataaatttggcattATACGTGTCTAG
- a CDS encoding Vacuolar protein 14 C-terminal Fig4p binding (overlaps_old_locusTagID:BBM_III01935): MFFGEELVVDCRLLPVNALKLLGDRNISRRREGVSIVENTLRDYRAAKPGGLKDDQEVNRLLDTIKKSLLDHSVPSYRNGGLLCMACVSLALEDDIEHYSFTIISLILKAFSDHDSNVRYYACEALYNIATCAKKMVMEMFEQVFDALCKQCSDIDNNVRNGAFYLDQLLKDLVCECQEPPTLAICTILASKMHLCNSHIRQLIITWIMALNNVPAMNLMSHLGIILGGLINMLADSNRDVRNAADDCLTYFLGEIKNGSQYYILEDVLHVLVLNLKRKEPSIRLTSIVWVHEIMCNKPHIASHSLFPTLLDCVLYCIADGNEEIREIAQGTNKLILDNSNVFDIKDEKELANMLLIWMRKCDQQASILASLDWLLLLISKRPMDLMPISEEMAASVLECLKLENHAVMLKSLGVLAEIAKFGQNYIFLVVQQLLFLFRDNRNLLKKNGKDTFQKLCSLLDPQQLYEILADCVLIEGDLSYVHQLIHVLNWTLLTTRETVALRNHLLTDQHYATKIFKSWFNNLCSALSLSIWTEKYELSCEIVRQISSIVPSSGFMSQLDRFVHLLESPIFIKTRLHLLHPRKYPSLLQSLLGLSMILTQNQTNKLLIQRLSVAQLCLADCKNNDSSIEIKVENMQQLKMELESVIQRHIEYLNDHTYETCNRVAKL, translated from the exons ATGTTTTTCGGCGAGGAATTGGTAGTAGATTGTAGGCTCCTCCCGGTCAACGCCCTAAAGCTTTTGGGCGATCGCAATATCAGCCGTAGGAGGGAGGGGGTCAGTATAGTTGAAAATACACTACGCGACTACCGCGCCGCAAAGCCTGGCGGTTTAAAAGACGATCAAGAGGTTAATAGGTTGCTGGACACAATCAAGAAGTCTTTACTCGACCACTCCGTTCCTTCATACAGAAATGGCGGATTATTGTGCATGGCCTGCGTTTCTCTGGCCTTGGAG GATGACATTGAGCACTACTCATTTACTATTATCAGCTTAATACTTAAAGCGTTTTCTGACCACGATTCAAACGTCAGATATTACGCCTGTGAAGCACTATATAACATCGCAACATGTGCCAAGAAAATGGTAATGGAAATGTTTGAGCAGGTGTTTGATGCCCTGTGCAAACAATGTTCTGATATTGACAATAATGTCAGAAATGGCGCGTTTTACCTGGACCAACTGCTCAAGGATCTGGTATGTGAATGTCAAGAGCCTCCGACACTGGCAATTTGTACCATTTTGGCATCGAAAATGCACTTATGCAATTCACACATTAGACAGCTAATT ATCACTTGGATTATGGCATTGAACAATGTACCCGCAATGAATCTGATGTCGCACCTTGGTATCATTTTAGGTggtttaataaatatgctTGCAGATAGCAACCGCGATGTGCGTAATGCTGCAGACGATTGTTTGACATATTTCCTCGgagaaattaaaaatggcagccagtattatatattggaGGATGTATTACATGTGTTGGTACTTAACTTGAAGCGCAAAGAACCCTCTATACGATTAACTTCGATCGTTTGGGTACATGAAATCATGTGCAACAAGCCACATATAGCCTCTCAT AGCCTGTTTCCCACCCTACTGGACTGTGTTCTATATTGTATTGCGGATGGAAATGAGG AAATTAGGGAAATTGCTCAGGGAACTAACAAGTTGATACTTGACAATTCCAATGTGTTTGACATCAAGGATGAAAAGGAACTTGCTAATATGCTTTTAATATGGATGCGTAAGTGCGATCAGCAAGCATCAATACTAGCTAGTCTGGATTGGTTGCTTTTACTAATTTCCAAAAG GCCAATGGATCTAATGCCTATAAGTGAGGAAATGGCGGCCAGTGTGCTCGAGTGCTTGAAATTGGAGAATCAT GCTGTTATGCTTAAGTCGCTAGGCGTGTTAGCAGAGATTGCTAAATTTGGACAGAATTACATCTTCTTGGTAGTGCAACAGTTACTTTTTCTCTTTCGGGATAACAGGAACCTGCTGAAAAAAAATGGTAAAGATACATTCCAGAAGCTTTGCTCCCTGCTGGACCCCCAGCAATTGTACGAGATTCTAGCAGATTGCGTCCTGATTGAGGGG GACCTGAGCTACGTCCACCAGTTAATACACGTCTTAAATTGGACCCTCCTCACCACAAGG GAAACAGTGGCACTGAGAAATCACTTGTTGACTGACCAGCATTACGCTACCAAGATTTTCAAGTCATG GTTTAACAACCTGTGCTCTGCACTATCTTTGTCCATATGGACAGAAAAGTACGAATTATCGTGCGAGATCGTCAGGCAAATAAGTTCTATTGTGCCTTCGTCTGGGTTTATGTCGCAGTTGGATCGCTTCGTCCATTTGCTCGAGTCCcctatatttattaaaacgCGATTGCATCTTCTTCACCCTAGGAAGTATCCCAGTCTCTTACAGTCGTTGCTGGGTCTATCAATGATTTTAACACAAAACCAAACCAACAAGCTCCTAATCCAAAGGCTATCTGTTGCGCAGTTGTGCCTAGCAGACTGCAAAAATAATGACAGTTCCATTGAGATTAA GGTTGAAAATATGCAGCAGCTCAAAATGGAGCTGGAGAGTGTTATCCAGAGACATATTGAATACCTGAATGATCATACGTATGAAACTTGTAATAGAGTCGCTAAACTGTAA
- a CDS encoding hypothetical protein (overlaps_old_locusTagID:BBM_III01910) has translation MTNHIFPLIYFVILFELFISGECGMKCSKKVKISERIGMVKPTNSQNKAIQNGPIPKIVITKPPKEDTTASEFVPCSACKAKELARNKLYTKVKEQDQISQLNLETIDEYDSETSSEAKFFTSKSKDGNSPRLIRYSRTNEFEISPSASSVTNSSISDSVIDLETSTDYKSKSKTKSEAEAKSKEGGHKEQRKKASPKPSSPNVRVNINTKAGHKAKIKKNVIKKKH, from the coding sequence ATGACAAACCATATTTTCCCTTTAATTTACTTTGTAATCCTATTTGAACTATTTATAAGTGGAGAATGTGGTATGAAATGTTCCAAAAAGGTTAAGATTAGTGAGCGCATTGGAATGGTAAAGCCAACTAATTCCCAAAATAAGGCAATCCAAAATGGTCCCATACCAAAGATTGTGATAACAAAGCCTCCAAAAGAAGATACTACAGCGAGCGAATTCGTACCATGCAGTGCCTGTAAGGCTAAGGAGTTAGCTAgaaacaaattgtatacaaaGGTTAAAGAGCAGGATCAAATTAGCCAATTGAATCTCGAGACCATAGACGAATATGATTCTGAAACTAGTTCAGAGGCTAAATTTTTCACCAGTAAAAGTAAGGACGGAAATAGCCCCAGGTTAATTAGATATAGCAGGacaaatgaatttgaaataagTCCTAGCGCTAGCTCCGTGACTAATTCTTCTATCAGCGATAGTGTCATCGATTTGGAAACTAGTACTGACTATAAAAGCAAGTCTAAAACTAAATCAGAGGCTGAGGCAAAGTCCAAAGAAGGGGGGCATAAGGAGCAAAGAAAAAAGGCCAGTCCCAAACCTTCCAGTCCAAATGTCAGAGTTAATATCAATACAAAAGCTGGACATAAagctaaaattaaaaagAATGTCATTAAGAAGAAACACTAA
- a CDS encoding TatD DNase family protein (overlaps_old_locusTagID:BBM_III01920) — protein sequence MILRTYRCGVICYFCPIIPICSSFRTLNFTNSCHVRSLVTYSTSATNLANSNNRIMSDAKFIDIGANLQDPMFSGFYNGKKKHELDIHRVLERAKGNGVEKIIITSGSLNDLRNALDICNTFDKNGGFLYTTVGVHPCMCMEFVPKVGNEDKNINDESFAKKYLDELINLTKDNINRVVAVGEFGLDFDRLGYCDKEIQLKFFDYQMQLLNEFQLPLFLHMRNATDETIGILKKHRDKWETVGGVCHSFTGTRECLQKVLDLGLYVGVNGCSLKTMENLDNVKRIPLDKLLFETDSPWCGIKKSHASYESIKTKYDSVNKAHLVDQCPNCTLSIRNEPCNMRQVAEVVHSIGQFNMNFTQLCNKVRDNTLKLFTCIQ from the exons ATGATATTGCGAACATATAGATGTGGtgttatttgttatttCTGTCCAATAATTCCTATCTGTTCCTCTTTCAGAACGTTAAACTTTACCAACTCCTGCCACGTTAGATCACTAGTCACATATTCGACTAGTGCAACTAACTTAGCCAATAGTAATAATAGAATCATGAGTGATGCTAAATTTATAGACATAGGGGCAAATCTTCAAGACCCTATGTTCAGTGGCTTTTACAACGGCAAGAAAAAGCACGAGTTGGATATCCATAG AGTTCTAGAGAGAGCCAAGGGAAATGGagttgaaaaaattatcatcacGTCTGGCTCTCTAAATGATTTAAGGAATGCACTAGATATTTGTAACACATTTG ATAAAAATGGCGGGTTTTTGTATACAACTGTGGGTGTCCATCCCTGTATGTGCATGGAGTTTGTTCCAAAAGTGGGAAAtgaagataaaaatattaatgatgAGTCCtttgccaaaaaatatttggatgaattaatcaatttgacTAAAGATAACATTAATCGCGTTGTAGCTGTTGGCGAATTTGGATTAGATTTTGATCGCCTCGGATATTGCGACAAAGAAATCCAACTAAA attttttgattaCCAGATGCAGCTGCTAAATGAGTTCCAATTGccattatttttacacatgAGAAATGCTACAGATGAGACAATTG GTATACTGAAAAAGCATCGTGATAAATGGGAAACGGTAGGGGGAGTTTGCCACAGTTTTACTGGTACTCGCGAATGTTTGCAGAAAGTGTTGGACTTGGGTTTGTACGTGGGTGTCAATGGCTGCTCTCTCAAAACTATGGAAAACCTGGATAATGTTAAAAGGATACCCCTAGATAAACTCCTTTTTGAAACTG ATTCCCCCTGGTGCGGGATAAAGAAGAGTCATGCCAGTTATGAGAGTATCAAAACCAAATATGATAGCGTAAATAAGGCACATCTGGTGGACCAGTGCCCAAATTGTACTCTTAGCATCAGAAACGAACCATGCAACATGAG GCAAGTTGCCGAGGTCGTTCACTCAATTGGGCAATTCAATATGAATTTCACTCAGCTGTGCAACAA AGTGCGAGATAACACGCTTAAACTATTTACAtgtatacaataa
- a CDS encoding PUF6, pumilio homology domain family member 6 (overlaps_old_locusTagID:BBM_III01905), producing MMTYIKKAPNVGIKKINKTKKHEKNTKSAKMPRISTIKAKTSSRREFVKGLNKLYSQLLAEHKDKSEHLISELLKLIGDHYRLLIRQKHSTRILQACLKYGTDEQRQYIYQKIKDEIPYLCMTNHGSHLAIKAYRYCNADAKKHFEDNIIFSAASLSYLKSRYGSLIWDFIYNKFSMAKQIGSLLQLLVPTSVKVLKPDLFDILLKTKNLNQLHAKIACDQELFPKYKEICVGLFGKLIDRHLTNTSISHDIGYLTCLLASDDEMDDLAQRFTQGLDSLYITKSGVFVACHLYGYTPPKQRKTIVKQLKQNLEEMATNVATNLFVSRVLLVTDDTKLTIEHLVKPLGEITSKLAFDKYGHKIIVSLANKEALTLYNGYEREVIRLPSPRSLKEFELRHSQLSEAFRTLLLNVLSQNQHQIDVWLKDKYSSLVIESALSKFNLDLFNTISGAINDKFDGSLGLLDNSTCLHLVQRIIKKLPSDVRETACDNIWNVISPRIDQILMSRSVFLLVSILETVDRSSPVFSSATNLICHDDILKAKSKNSSNCGLNILEKILFNTQT from the exons atGATGACTTACATCAAAAAGGCGCCAAATGTGGGTATTAAGAAAATAAACAAAACTAAGAAGCATGAAAAAAATACAAAGAGCGCCAAAATGCCCAGAATATCCACAATAAAAGCCAAAACTAGTTCCAGAAGGGAATTTGTCAAGGGGCTCAACAAATTGTACAGTCAATTATTGGCCGAACATAAAGATAAATCTGAACATTTGATCTCTGAGTTGCTTAAATTGATCGGAGACCATTACCGATTGCTTATTCGACAGAAACATTCAACTAGAATCCTACAAGCTTGTTTGAAATACGGTACGGATGAGCAGAGGCAGTATATCtaccaaaaaattaagG ACGAAATTCCCTATCTATGCATGACGAACCATGGATCACATCTGGCGATTAAAGCCTACAGGTACTGCAATGCTGATGCTAAAAAACATTTTGaagataatattattttctcAGCAGCCTCCCTCAGTTACCTTAAAAGCCGATATGGTTCCCTTATTTGGGATTTCATATACAACAAGTTCAGCATGGCTAAGCAGATTGGCTCGCTTTTACAGCTACTAGTTCCAACGTCTGTAAAGGTACTTAAACCAGATTTGTTTGATATCCTGTTGAAGACTAAGAacctaaatcaattacaCGCTAAAATTGCTTGTGACCAGGAACTATTTCCAAAATACAAAGAGATATGCGTGGGTCTGTTTGGCAAATTAATCGATAGACATCTAACAAACACAAGTATATCACATGATATAGGTTATTTAACCTGCTTATTAGCTAGTGATGATGAAATGGACGATCTAGCACAAAGATTTACGCAAGGGCTGGATTCCTTGTATATCACAAAATCGGGAGTATTTGTTGCTTGTCATTTATATGGATATACTCCACCAAAGCAACGCAAAACTATCGTAAAACAACTAAAACAAAACCTAGAAGAGATGGCCACTAATGTAGCGactaatttatttgtatccCGAGTCCTACTAGTGACGGatgatacaaaattaacaattgaaCACCTGGTCAAGCCATTAGGTGAAATAACCAGTAAACTGGCCTTCGACAAGTATGGGCACAAGATCATAGTCTCCCTTGCAAATAAAGAAGCCCTAACTCTGTATAATGGGTACGAAAGGGAAGTTATTCGGCTTCCCTCACCCCGAAG CCTTAAGGAATTCGAATTAAGACACTCACAACTATCTGAGGCATTCCGCACGTTGTTACTGAATGTATTATCGCAAAACCAACACCAAATTGACGTTTGGCTTAAggataaatattcatcCCTAGTAATTGAATCCGCTCTAAGTAAATTCAATTTGGATCTATTCAATACAATATCAGGAGctataaatgataaatttgatggaTCATTAGGGCTACTAGACAACAG CACCTGTCTACATTTGGTACAACGGATTATTAAAAAGTTACCTAGTGACGTCAGAGAGACGGCATGTGATAACATTTGGAATGTTATTAGTCCAAGAATAGAccaaattttaatgtcGAGGTCTGTATTCTTGCTAGTGTCTATTTTGGAGACAGTGGACAGATCCTCGCCAGTTTTTTCGTCCGCTACAAACTTAATATGTCATGACGATATTTTGAAAGCGAAATCAAAAAACTCTTCAAATTGTGGACTTAACATTCTAGAAAAGATACTTTTCAATACTCAAACCTAA
- a CDS encoding conserved Plasmodium protein, unknown function (overlaps_old_locusTagID:BBM_III01890;~overlaps_old_locusTagID:BBM_III01895), translating into MYAVKHTTITKILNYIHTSSIKLTAAHICGSTRVNLKPNFGSISQPNVVSVEKRKLTYYHTLYQTISSRNWGRVDALLSQYKSEGLNYDEVIYTLLAHMHILSPTSRCENAYLVIEEMKQAQMSPTIIRMNQMLINSYLELEGIFCQPPKNAWQSILRMAWQSALAFVRARKKQLLKTLEEMPPDQLLSITAQDIDEMVRHDNMINSSRLEIEESQDIPIPLGIELKCENQLSEHYQVQELQQEALQDECSGV; encoded by the exons atgtatgCGGTAAAACATACTACAAtaactaaaattttaaattacatCCATACGTCTTCCATAAAATTAACTGCCGCCCATATCTGTGGGTCTACTAGGGTAAATCTTAAGCCTAACTTTGGATCTATCAGTCAACCTAATGTTGTCAGCGTTGAAAAAAGGAAGTTAACATACTATCACACTTTGTATCAAACTATTTCTAGTAGAAATTGGGGAAGAGTTGATGCTCTGTTATCGCAATACAA GTCTGAGGGCCTCAATTATGACGAAGTAATTTATACTTTGTTGGCGCATATGCACATATTATCACCCACCAGTCGCTGtgaaaat GCGTATCTTGTCATTGAGGAGATGAAGCAGGCCCAGATGAGTCCCACCATCATTCGCATGAATCAAATGCTTATCAACTCTTATTTGGAACTCGAGGGGATATTTTGCCAGCCTCCCAAGAATGCCTGGCAAAGCATATTGCGAATGGCATGGCAATCGGCACTAGC TTTCGTTAGGGCTAGAAAAAAGCAACTGCTCAAAACACTGGAAGAAATGCCTCCCGACCAATTACTATCCATTACAGCCCAG GATATAGATGAAATGGTTAGACATGATAACATGATCAACTCTAGCAGATTGGAGATCGAAGAATCGCAAGATATACCTATACCGCTAGGTATCGAACTTAAATGTgaaaatcaattatcaGAGCATTATCAGGTACAAGAATTACAGCAAGAAGCTTTGCAAGATGAATGTAGCGGCGTTTAA
- a CDS encoding conserved Plasmodium protein, unknown function (overlaps_old_locusTagID:BBM_III01900): protein MDSPQDKFKAVAKLKISDNKYVSGRQEELKAIRDFINKHSELGGALLIFGPCGSGKTVCMQHIISLNLVPSFHYITCYKFSRISDFFKKLIGIVSGSNTNVIAKNEGCGHDFKKNVISYLSQFKNLVSKLLYPILIVLDEIDVIDQLCGQHSGFGSRDFIIQELFGIVNGTGKVILIAISNNLELASYICGTKFSRLPFKPYNEDQLLSIITGKLGNDHVINETALKVVIRRIVNSSSDCRKCLDVFSRAISEYVYSNAKNGTSASNEFGETDANDDTKELVTPKRSRIDYEDHNISTYESTEFASEIGIQDICATTPALSVGSRDNLDAKIQSIPTIQQIILYSLVQLALTDYLEEIPCNVISLSVKHVMNELQLNESYQLSVEIGLEYLEALGIIERKDDIVLIKPPLNSLIAAFNKIELFENLTVSKIRKGDSVEYKKHAYIKRPWWKRR, encoded by the exons ATGGATAGTCCCCAAGACAAGTTCAAAGCCGTTGCCAAACTGAAGATTTCAGACAACAAATATGTATCTGGTCGGCAAGAGGAGCTTAAGGCAATTCGGGACTTTATAAACAA GCATTCTGAACTGGGTGGCGCCTTGTTAATATTCGGTCCTTGTGGAAGCGGGAAAACTGTGTGTATGCAACACATAATATCACTAAATTTGGTGCCAAGTTTTCACTATATTACttgttataaattttcTAGAATCTCtgattttttcaaaaaattaataggCATAGTCTCTGGCAGCAACACTAATGTCATCGCAAAAAATGAAGGATGTGGTCACGATTTTAAGAAGAATGTAATTTCGTATCTGTCacaattcaaaaatttagtATCAAAACTCTTATATCCAAT ACTAATCGTCCTGGATGAGATCGATGTTATCGACCAGCTTTGTGGGCAGCATTCAGGTTTTGGTTCCAGGGACTTCATCATCCAAGAACTCTTTGGCATAGTCAATGGCACTGGTAAAGTCATTCTTATCG CTATTTCTAATAACTTGGAATTGGCAAGTTACATTTGTGGCACAAAATTTTCGAGATTGCCGTTCAAGCCGTATAATGAGGACCAATTGTTGAGCATAATCACTGGAAAACTTGGAAATGACCATGTGATAAATGAAACTGCATTAAAAGTGGTTATACGAAGGATCGTGAATTCAAGCAGTGACTGTAGAAAGTGTTTGGATGTTTTTTC tcGTGCAATATCTGAATATGTCTATTCAAATGCTAAAAACGGCACTAGTGCCAGTAATGAATTTGGTGAAACTGATGCAAACGATGATACAAAGGAACTAGTTACACCAAAAAGATCTCGCATCGATTATGAAGATCACAACATTAGTACATATGAATCTACag AATTTGCGTCTGAAATTGGAATCCAAGACATTTGTGCAACAACACCCGCATTAAGCGTTGGTTCCAGGGACAATTTGGATGCTAAGATCCAATCCATTCCTACtattcaacaaataatCCTCTATTCACTGGTGCAGTTAGCTCTGACAGACTATTTGGAAGAAATACCATGCAATGTAATCTCATTATCCGTCAAACATGTGATGAATGAATtgcaattaaatgaatCTTATCAGCTATCGGTAGAAATCGGGTTGGAATATCTAGAGGCGCTAGGTATTATTGAGA GAAAAGATGATATTGTTCTGATAAAGCCCCCATTAAACTCACTAATTGCGGCATTTAACAAGATAGAGTTGTTTGAGAATTTGACTGTGTCTAAAATTAGAAAAGGTGATTCAGTCGAGTACAAAAAGCACGCATATATTAAAAGACCTTGGTGGAAACGAAGGTGA
- a CDS encoding hypothetical protein (overlaps_old_locusTagID:BBM_III01930) produces MSEETVKNEIDHILLVYRRSVVEFLGRERFVNTLIDILTYLYNTSIKVISLFEPSGLVYAIIKDNLTQKLLKSGFNVHSLEDHSLTFSRQINALTNNSSDQLSKESALGINEESQIFVCKINYLHASFAHLELLTLCHTFKDTKKTDIKRNVKKKLRSKKRRIPPKKSILQPCISKKLSISTPNIVICIHLSLKQILFAFNIPLLQRLYCLKSLLANATAPSKRYIYPFGPSGVPPWTLSEAEIYQVFGTAPGVIEQCIRLFMRCNRRNGK; encoded by the coding sequence ATGTCTGAGGAAActgttaaaaatgaaatagatCACATCCTACTAGTATACAGGAGGTCTGTTGTCGAATTTTTGGGCAGAGAACGATTTGTCAATACACTCATAGACATTCTTACATATTTGTACAATACTAGTATCAAAGTCATATCATTATTTGAGCCTTCTGGATTAGTTTATGCGATTATCAAGGACAATCTCACGCAGAAACTATTAAAATCAGGCTTCAATGTCCACTCTTTAGAAGACCACTCATTGACATTTTCCAGGCAAATTAATGCACTGACCAACAATTCATCAGATCAGTTATCCAAGGAATCTGCGCTGGGGATTAATGAAGAAtcacaaatttttgtatgtaaaataaactATCTTCATGCTTCCTTCGCGCATCTGGAACTATTGACCCTCTGTCACACATTTAAGGACACTAAAAAGACAGACATCAAGAGGAATGTAAAAAAGAAATTACGATCTAAAAAACGCAGGATTCCgccaaaaaaatcaattctACAACCTTGCATTTCCAAAAAACTATCGATCTCAACGCCAAACATCGTAATATGTATACACTTGAGCcttaaacaaatattattcGCCTTTAATATACCTCTTTTACAGCGTTTATACTGCTTAAAATCACTCCTTGCCAACGCTACTGCCCCGTCTAAACGTTATATTTATCCTTTTGGTCCATCAGGAGTTCCGCCCTGGACATTGTCTGAAGCAGAAATTTACCAAGTTTTTGGAACTGCACCCGGAGTCATTGAACAATGCATCCGCCTTTTTATGCGGTGCAACAGGAGGAATGGCAAATAA
- a CDS encoding hypothetical protein (overlaps_old_locusTagID:BBM_III01915): MSELNTDIQYVRVCICEWSKVLRIVKINVKVLEILYEKLLLLNNYEVYVFSDLLGSYAAEMNIYNQQIIKQFDQLIHDIGIAKQKIENFKPNHSSSQVIKTIAPANVLNKYLFQQESKIERCLCDIITNISMFKCHMDKISKIASICTVKMNRYTDIEFTDVFKLLCNVYLVIRSDFEKMQNKFNGLFQVHRELMLIHDDIGYRNYSLMKVIGQLREESFDTSILVNMDRQLAKSQAVVH; encoded by the coding sequence atgTCAGAACTAAACACCGATATACAATATGTGAGAGTATGCATTTGTGAGTGGAGCAAAGTGCTTAGAATCgtaaaaataaatgtaaaagtATTGGAGATTTTGTACGAAAAGCTATTacttttaaataattatgaaGTGTATGTTTTTAGCGACCTATTGGGTTCATACGCTGCGGAgatgaatatttacaaccaacaaatcattaaacaattcgATCAGCTAATCCATGATATAGGGATTGCAAagcaaaaaattgaaaatttcaaacCAAACCACTCTTCTAGTCAAGTTATTAAGACTATTGCTCCAGCTAATgtattgaataaatatttattccaGCAGGAATCTAAAATTGAACGATGTCTTTGTGATATTATCACTAACATAAGCATGTTTAAATGTCACAtggataaaatttctaaaataGCTAGTATTTGTACAGTAAAAATGAATCGTTATACTGATATTGAATTCACAGATGTGTTTAAATTGCTTTGCAATGTTTATTTAGTGATCAGATCAGATTTTGAAAAGATGCAAAACAAATTCAACGGCTTATTCCAGGTGCATAGAGAATTAATGCTTATTCACGATGATATTGGATATAGGAATTATAGTCTTATGAAAGTAATTGGCCAATTAAGAGAAGAGAGTTTTGATACTAGCATTTTGGTCAATATGGATAGACAGCTAGCAAAAAGCCAAGCTGTGGTGCATTAG
- a CDS encoding hypothetical protein (overlaps_old_locusTagID:BBM_III01925;~overlaps_old_locusTagID:BBM_III01930) yields MCINRIGSPIFHDGIFYSLNNSLDNPVDKYTPNLRLQSFKCTDRRNLWYTKKDVRPLTHILNKLALSNNLWAQNNRSWEYHQSNIYCTPSNYILLYYLSIFEHLVRISSYDLRKNISKAKLQQMDMSQVYMNMFLCLDCFRKTRDPNFMRLAYEGLSKGLNPDNCVKIRDSVVKEYWRFYELLLHKIHQYNSDNYFSRLFSDWETQNSPTDTASSDKNSTIGEDSTIEDRSVDSIKKGKCRRPTHSYLDFSQCSNFVTTKNRNM; encoded by the exons ATGTGCATAAATAGGATAGGATCCCCTATATTTCATGACGGAATTTTTTACAgtttaaacaattcacTAGACAATCCAGTAGATAAATATACACCGAATCTGCGATTGCAAAGCTTCAAATGCACTGATAGAAGGAATCTTTGGTATACTAAAAAGGATGTTCGACCCCTAACACatatcctaaataaattggcCCTTAGCAACAATTTATGGGCACAAAATAATCGTTCATGGGAATACCATCAGAGCAACATATACTGTACACCATCAAACTATATACTACTATATTATCTGTCAATATTTGAGCACCTTGTACGAATAAGTTCGTATGATTTGAGGAAAAATATCTCAAAGGCTAAATTGCAGCAAATGGACATGTCACAGGTGTACATGAATATGTTTTTGTGCTTGGATTGTTTTAGGAAGACAAGAGATCCAAATTTTATGAGATTAGCGTATGAAGGTCTGTCTAAGGGGTTAAATCCAGataattgtgtaaaaatacGTGATTCTGTGGTGAAGGAGTATTGGCGATTTTACGAGCTGTTATTGCacaaaattcatcaatataactctgataattatttttcaagGTTATTCAGTGATTGGGAAACTCAAAACAGTCCCACAGATACAGCATCTAGCGATAAAAATTCTACAATTGGAGAAGATTCTACAATTGAAGACCGTAGTGTTGATTCAATCAAAAAAGGCAAATGTCGCAGACCAACACATTCGTATTTGGATTTCTCACAATGTAGTAATTTTGTAACCACCAAAAATCGTAATAT GTGA